One window from the genome of Desulfopila inferna encodes:
- the trxB gene encoding thioredoxin-disulfide reductase has protein sequence MNTRNQEKTHSKIKQLEVAEKIRCLIVGSGPSGYTAAIYAARAHLSPVMYQGLQPGGQLTTTRDVENFPGYPEGITGEQLMKDLRKQAEHFGTDVRYGTVTDVDFSGDVHKILIDNERLIEAETVIISTGATAKYLGLESEDRFKAGGVSACATCDGFFYKGLDVAVVGGGDTAAEEALYLSSLCRKVYLIVRKDHLRASPVMQARVMKNNRIEVLFKRNTKKLLGDTVLREAVLIKNMGEEGEEEERISIDGFFLGIGHTPNSYPFSKYVKTNTGGYIITLGRSTRTNIPGVFACGDVQDFTYRQAITAAGTGCMAAMDAEKYLGEKE, from the coding sequence ATGAACACCCGTAATCAAGAGAAAACACACAGCAAGATCAAGCAACTCGAAGTTGCTGAAAAGATACGATGTCTGATCGTCGGTTCAGGACCGTCCGGATACACTGCGGCAATCTATGCGGCCAGGGCCCATCTCAGCCCTGTCATGTATCAGGGGCTTCAACCCGGTGGCCAGCTTACGACAACCAGAGACGTGGAAAATTTTCCGGGATACCCCGAAGGTATTACCGGAGAGCAGTTAATGAAAGATCTGCGAAAGCAGGCTGAACATTTCGGAACGGATGTGCGCTATGGCACTGTGACCGATGTCGATTTTTCAGGTGATGTCCATAAGATTCTGATTGACAATGAAAGACTAATCGAAGCAGAGACGGTGATCATTTCAACCGGCGCTACTGCAAAGTATCTCGGTCTGGAATCAGAGGACAGATTTAAGGCGGGCGGGGTATCGGCCTGCGCCACCTGCGATGGCTTCTTCTATAAAGGCCTTGATGTCGCCGTGGTGGGTGGCGGAGACACCGCAGCGGAAGAAGCACTCTATCTTTCCTCCCTCTGTCGCAAAGTGTATTTGATTGTCAGAAAAGACCACCTGCGCGCCTCTCCGGTCATGCAGGCCCGGGTGATGAAGAACAATAGAATAGAAGTGCTCTTTAAACGCAACACCAAGAAACTTCTTGGCGATACCGTTCTAAGAGAAGCGGTTCTTATAAAAAACATGGGCGAGGAGGGCGAGGAAGAGGAACGGATCTCTATCGATGGCTTTTTCCTTGGCATAGGCCATACACCGAATTCATATCCTTTCAGCAAATACGTGAAAACCAATACCGGTGGTTATATCATCACGCTCGGCAGAAGCACCAGGACAAATATTCCCGGAGTGTTTGCCTGTGGTGATGTTCAGGACTTCACCTATCGCCAGGCCATCACTGCAGCCGGAACCGGCTGCATGGCTGCTATGGATGCAGAGAAGTACCTGGGAGAAAAGGAGTAG
- a CDS encoding (Fe-S)-binding protein: MNVKSSVGREAEAHLLEAAKEFQKCMQCGKCRSVCPVFKEMGNELYVARGKNKLAEKIVSGDLEITDRVEDAINQCLNCKTCSANCPAGVSPEHVVLRLRWYITTQKGLHFFKALIFRQLLWRKWPITLGCAIVGITQKMLFGIGPKNPVRHLFPLFGFSKRRNFPQLAIRSAQSQLAEINPPKSGTAKMRVGYFTGCAGNLIYTNVARSVVDILTDYGYEVVIPKKQKCNGTPVLANGDYEGAKRLMEHNFALFRKYELDAIVVSCSSCGMALKKEIKVFLDDSPELSEFTGKVYDINEFIVKNVEIRPEHLGRIPYKVTYHDPCHMARGQGIRDQPRDILKMIPGVEFTEMKNADTCCGSAGSYCITHYDTAIKINNHKIKDIGDAGVDMVATACPTCVMHIADNLKQHDREENVRFVVEILADSLRAAKTI; this comes from the coding sequence ATGAATGTGAAATCATCTGTGGGCAGGGAAGCTGAGGCCCACCTTCTTGAAGCGGCGAAGGAATTCCAGAAATGCATGCAGTGCGGCAAGTGCCGCAGTGTCTGCCCTGTTTTTAAAGAAATGGGCAATGAACTCTATGTGGCCCGCGGCAAGAATAAACTGGCGGAAAAGATTGTCTCGGGCGATCTCGAGATAACCGACCGGGTGGAGGATGCCATTAATCAGTGCCTCAACTGCAAGACCTGTTCGGCAAACTGTCCCGCCGGAGTGAGCCCGGAGCATGTGGTTCTGCGGCTGCGCTGGTATATTACCACGCAAAAAGGGCTGCACTTTTTCAAGGCACTCATCTTCCGCCAACTGCTCTGGCGTAAGTGGCCGATTACCTTGGGCTGCGCTATCGTCGGCATTACCCAGAAGATGCTTTTCGGCATCGGACCGAAGAATCCGGTACGCCACCTGTTTCCGCTGTTCGGCTTCTCCAAGAGAAGGAATTTTCCCCAGCTTGCAATTCGCAGCGCGCAGTCGCAGCTGGCCGAGATCAATCCGCCGAAAAGCGGAACAGCGAAGATGCGCGTCGGTTATTTTACCGGCTGCGCCGGCAATCTGATCTATACCAATGTGGCCAGGTCGGTGGTCGATATTCTGACCGACTACGGCTATGAGGTGGTTATCCCAAAAAAACAGAAATGCAATGGTACCCCCGTGCTCGCCAACGGTGACTACGAAGGCGCCAAGCGACTGATGGAACATAATTTTGCTCTGTTCCGCAAGTATGAACTCGATGCCATCGTGGTTTCCTGCTCATCCTGCGGCATGGCGCTGAAGAAGGAAATCAAGGTGTTCCTCGACGATAGTCCGGAGCTCAGTGAGTTTACGGGAAAGGTCTACGATATAAATGAGTTCATCGTGAAGAACGTGGAGATACGGCCCGAGCATCTCGGTCGCATACCCTACAAGGTTACGTATCATGATCCCTGTCATATGGCTCGTGGTCAGGGGATTCGTGATCAGCCTCGGGATATTTTGAAAATGATACCGGGGGTGGAGTTTACCGAGATGAAAAACGCCGATACCTGCTGCGGTTCGGCAGGAAGTTACTGCATCACCCATTACGATACCGCGATCAAGATCAATAATCACAAGATCAAAGACATAGGTGATGCCGGCGTCGATATGGTCGCCACCGCCTGTCCGACCTGTGTCATGCATATTGCCGACAACCTGAAACAGCATGATCGGGAAGAGAATGTCCGCTTCGTGGTCGAGATTCTTGCCGATTCATTACGGGCGGCAAAGACGATTTGA
- a CDS encoding alpha/beta hydrolase — MKETAVTFRAGKIALQGLLSRIPGDKGVVITHPHSLYGGNMHNPVVETITRVYGEEGFSTLRFNFRGVGGSEGTFDNGRGERDDVSGAIGHLLGAGIHSIELVGYSFGALVLGGMGDVPEEVVAQVHIAPPVALMDYGTVSCIPKLKAVIAAEDDDIGPPEQIKESITAWNSAAQLLVIDGGDHFFSAKMVSLEAALRTYIRHPA; from the coding sequence ATGAAGGAAACAGCGGTTACATTTCGTGCGGGTAAGATTGCCCTGCAAGGTTTGCTTAGCAGGATTCCAGGTGACAAAGGTGTTGTCATTACTCATCCGCATTCCCTGTATGGTGGTAACATGCATAATCCGGTTGTTGAAACCATCACCCGGGTCTATGGTGAAGAAGGATTTTCAACCCTCCGCTTTAATTTCCGAGGTGTCGGCGGCAGCGAAGGAACATTTGATAATGGTCGCGGTGAAAGAGACGACGTTTCGGGGGCAATAGGACATCTATTGGGAGCCGGCATCCATTCAATCGAATTGGTTGGATATTCTTTTGGCGCCTTGGTTCTTGGCGGAATGGGAGATGTGCCGGAGGAGGTTGTAGCGCAGGTTCATATAGCTCCACCGGTCGCCCTTATGGATTACGGCACCGTTTCATGCATACCCAAATTGAAGGCGGTGATCGCCGCCGAGGACGATGATATCGGGCCGCCTGAGCAGATCAAGGAGAGCATCACTGCATGGAATTCAGCAGCGCAACTGCTGGTTATTGATGGTGGTGATCATTTTTTCAGTGCGAAAATGGTTTCGCTGGAAGCGGCTCTTCGGACATATATCCGGCATCCTGCCTAG
- a CDS encoding TVP38/TMEM64 family protein: MQIDQQDLLNHHNNKRRSALLKMAVLLIFMGAAIYLVRFSPVSQYLTSQQLGLFLESAGFWAPLMFIVIYMVGVCLFLPGTLLTAIGAAIFCSYWGFLYVWTGAIIGASLAFMIGRYLGRDFAESIIGDKLKQFDDTIERNGFATVLYLRLMYFPFTPMNFGMGLTKVRFWDYFFGTALGILVGTFIFTFFVGTIKDVWASGQWQELLSWKVFSALSLFVFSFFIPKFLKMMKIEREKRLK, from the coding sequence ATGCAAATAGATCAACAAGATTTATTGAACCACCACAACAACAAAAGGCGTAGCGCGTTATTGAAGATGGCTGTCCTGCTCATATTCATGGGGGCAGCCATCTATCTGGTCCGTTTTTCTCCAGTTAGTCAATACCTCACTTCACAACAGCTTGGACTGTTTCTGGAATCGGCCGGTTTCTGGGCGCCGTTAATGTTTATTGTTATATATATGGTAGGAGTTTGTCTTTTTCTTCCGGGCACTCTTTTGACAGCTATAGGAGCAGCCATCTTCTGCTCATACTGGGGCTTTCTCTACGTCTGGACAGGGGCGATCATTGGTGCAAGCCTTGCCTTTATGATAGGACGATATCTGGGTCGGGACTTTGCCGAGTCGATCATCGGCGATAAATTGAAACAGTTTGACGACACCATCGAGCGCAACGGGTTTGCCACAGTCCTTTATCTTCGACTGATGTATTTCCCGTTTACTCCCATGAATTTTGGTATGGGACTGACCAAGGTACGATTCTGGGACTATTTCTTCGGAACGGCGCTGGGTATTCTGGTCGGCACCTTTATTTTCACCTTTTTTGTGGGAACAATCAAAGATGTCTGGGCAAGCGGTCAATGGCAGGAACTTTTAAGCTGGAAAGTCTTTTCGGCCCTCTCTCTTTTTGTTTTTTCATTTTTCATACCCAAGTTTCTAAAAATGATGAAGATAGAGCGGGAAAAGAGGCTTAAGTAA
- a CDS encoding FAD-binding oxidoreductase, translating into MDKSIIDELVATFGKENVLTANEDMIAYSYDAAHVEVKPEAVVFAATTEQISRLMKLAYREDIPVTPRGQGSGLSGGSVPLQQGIVLVMDRMKKVIDFDPANRLITIQTGMTTSDIDVIAAEANLFYPPDPGSVTFSTIGGNIAENAGGLRGLKYGVTKDYVKMLKVVLPKGDIVTLGSKCVKHVAGFNTEAIFVGSEGLLGIMTEVTLALLPIPEHRESALAVFDTLDDAARTVADIIAAGVTPSTMEFMDHETINAIQNFKNCGLPRDAQAVLLIETDGETNSAKAEMIKVEEVVKTNNAKEFAIAKSSGERDDLFAGRRVALNALAGVRPNLILEDATVMRSRLPEMVRGITDIARRHQVKVGIFGHAGDGNLHPTFLLDMKDKDEMERTEKAVKELFQLAIDLEGTISGEHGIGLEKKPYLMDQIGSAGIGLLQDIKKTLDPKNLLNPGKMFDMPGTSAK; encoded by the coding sequence ATGGATAAAAGTATTATCGATGAGCTGGTCGCCACCTTTGGAAAAGAGAATGTGTTGACCGCCAATGAAGACATGATTGCCTATAGCTATGATGCCGCCCATGTCGAGGTCAAGCCGGAAGCCGTTGTTTTTGCCGCCACCACCGAGCAGATCAGCCGATTGATGAAGCTTGCCTACAGAGAGGATATACCGGTCACTCCACGGGGCCAGGGCAGCGGCCTATCCGGCGGTTCGGTACCTCTGCAGCAGGGTATAGTGCTGGTCATGGACAGAATGAAGAAGGTCATTGACTTTGATCCCGCAAACCGATTGATTACTATCCAGACAGGTATGACCACCTCGGATATTGATGTTATAGCAGCGGAGGCCAATCTCTTTTATCCTCCGGACCCAGGTAGCGTAACCTTCTCTACGATCGGCGGCAACATTGCCGAAAACGCCGGCGGCCTCCGCGGCCTGAAGTATGGGGTTACCAAGGATTATGTGAAGATGCTCAAGGTGGTTCTGCCCAAAGGAGATATTGTTACTCTGGGGTCAAAGTGCGTCAAGCATGTTGCCGGTTTTAACACAGAGGCTATTTTTGTCGGCAGTGAGGGTCTTCTGGGAATCATGACCGAAGTGACGCTTGCGCTGCTGCCGATTCCCGAGCATCGCGAATCTGCGCTGGCGGTCTTTGATACCCTGGATGATGCCGCAAGGACGGTTGCTGATATTATTGCAGCCGGGGTAACCCCTTCGACCATGGAATTCATGGACCATGAAACCATCAACGCCATTCAGAATTTCAAGAATTGCGGCCTGCCCCGGGATGCCCAGGCCGTTCTTTTGATCGAAACCGATGGTGAAACCAATTCGGCCAAGGCAGAGATGATCAAGGTTGAGGAGGTCGTCAAAACTAATAACGCCAAAGAGTTTGCCATAGCAAAGAGCAGCGGCGAAAGAGACGATCTATTTGCCGGAAGGCGGGTGGCGCTCAATGCCCTGGCCGGTGTCAGGCCCAATCTCATTCTCGAGGATGCCACGGTAATGCGCAGCCGGTTGCCCGAAATGGTACGCGGCATAACCGACATCGCCAGGCGGCATCAGGTTAAAGTCGGTATTTTCGGGCATGCCGGCGACGGTAACCTCCATCCGACCTTTCTCTTGGATATGAAAGATAAGGACGAAATGGAACGAACTGAAAAAGCGGTCAAGGAGCTTTTTCAACTGGCCATCGATCTGGAAGGCACCATTTCAGGGGAGCATGGCATCGGTCTTGAGAAAAAGCCCTACCTGATGGATCAGATAGGCTCCGCCGGCATTGGCCTGCTGCAGGATATCAAAAAGACACTCGATCCCAAAAACCTGTTGAATCCTGGAAAAATGTTCGATATGCCCGGCACTTCGGCAAAGTGA
- the htpX gene encoding protease HtpX, with translation MLRIVLFLGTNLAILVLLGIVMSILGVDSRSTSGLLVMAAIFGMGGSFISLAMSKWIAKKSTRARVIEQPANQTEQWLVGTVRRMAEKAEIGMPEVAIYNSPDMNAFATGMKKDSALVAVSTGLLQNMSKDEAEAVIAHEITHVACGDMVTMSLIQGVLNTFVIFLSRLAASVIDNFLSGDEEGGGLGFMGYIAVTIFLDMVLGLFASLIVMWFSRKREFTADRGAAYLTSKEKMASALRRLQAHHEPSHLPDQVAAFGIRPKKGGMAGFFRSHPPIEDRIAALEKL, from the coding sequence GTGTTACGTATTGTTTTGTTTTTGGGAACCAATCTGGCAATACTCGTACTATTGGGTATTGTCATGAGTATTCTCGGAGTTGATTCACGCTCAACTTCCGGACTACTGGTAATGGCGGCGATATTTGGGATGGGAGGTTCATTCATCTCCCTGGCCATGTCAAAATGGATAGCAAAGAAATCCACCAGGGCCCGTGTAATCGAACAACCGGCCAACCAAACCGAGCAGTGGCTGGTGGGTACTGTTCGCAGGATGGCGGAGAAGGCGGAAATCGGCATGCCCGAGGTGGCAATTTATAATTCCCCTGATATGAACGCCTTTGCCACAGGTATGAAAAAAGACAGCGCCTTGGTAGCTGTTTCCACCGGGTTGCTGCAAAACATGTCCAAGGATGAAGCCGAAGCCGTTATTGCCCATGAAATCACGCACGTGGCCTGCGGCGACATGGTGACGATGTCCCTGATTCAGGGGGTACTGAACACCTTTGTCATCTTCCTCTCCCGCCTGGCGGCCAGTGTCATCGACAATTTTTTAAGCGGCGATGAAGAAGGCGGTGGTTTAGGCTTTATGGGATATATAGCGGTCACTATTTTCCTTGATATGGTTCTGGGTCTCTTTGCTTCCTTAATTGTCATGTGGTTTTCAAGAAAGCGGGAATTTACTGCCGACAGAGGCGCCGCCTACTTAACCAGTAAAGAAAAAATGGCCAGTGCCCTCAGGCGACTGCAGGCTCATCATGAGCCTTCACATCTGCCAGACCAGGTGGCGGCTTTTGGCATCAGACCGAAAAAAGGCGGCATGGCGGGATTTTTCAGAAGCCATCCTCCCATAGAGGACCGAATCGCGGCCCTTGAGAAGCTGTAG
- a CDS encoding DUF2284 domain-containing protein: MEMKNHLQKLIKIATAGGASDACFFGLKELVIDDKLASMCSTPQCRNYGHSASCPPHVEGPEALRRWRDLAESALAIRIDVPVSILRSEERYGVMKMLHEVVASVELTAISLNYPGSRSFAGGSCKHIFCRDHGECLRLSEKGICRNPLHARPSMSGFGINVGMMMKAAGWEACKPLSEEDGSEEVSWVAGLVLISR; encoded by the coding sequence ATGGAAATGAAGAATCATCTGCAGAAACTAATTAAGATAGCTACGGCAGGGGGCGCATCGGATGCCTGTTTTTTCGGACTCAAAGAGCTGGTCATCGATGATAAGCTGGCGAGCATGTGCAGCACTCCGCAGTGCCGCAACTATGGACATTCTGCCAGTTGTCCTCCCCATGTTGAAGGTCCCGAAGCCTTGAGAAGGTGGCGTGATCTGGCTGAGTCTGCACTTGCCATCAGGATAGATGTCCCTGTCTCGATTCTTCGTTCAGAAGAGCGATACGGGGTTATGAAGATGCTCCATGAAGTTGTTGCAAGTGTTGAGTTGACTGCGATCAGCCTTAACTATCCCGGGTCGAGAAGTTTTGCCGGAGGTTCCTGCAAGCACATCTTCTGCCGTGATCATGGTGAATGTCTGCGTCTCTCCGAAAAAGGGATTTGCCGGAATCCTCTCCATGCCCGCCCCTCCATGTCGGGATTTGGCATTAATGTCGGTATGATGATGAAGGCGGCAGGATGGGAAGCCTGCAAGCCCCTGAGTGAGGAAGACGGTTCTGAAGAAGTAAGCTGGGTTGCCGGACTTGTACTGATAAGCAGGTGA
- a CDS encoding endonuclease/exonuclease/phosphatase family protein, whose product MEKLLGIAWYAAVLFLVVSTLLPIIRSDEWWIRWFDFPRLQLLTLGGVLVVLQLLWRPGISGLHVVIFAALIAAIGYQGYRIFPYTQLAAKQVKHAGKEGNGAVIRIVTANVLMHNRMAQKYLTILNDINPDIILTTEADQWWSEQLQVLDSSYPYHLKYPLDNTYGMILHSKFPLLSPAVEFLVEPGVPSIHSDIRLPGGQVFRLIGLHPRPPGPNKDSTARDAELIITAERSKKLNQPVLVLGDLNDVAWSHTTNLFQKISSMLDPRIGRGMYNTFNAKYFFIRFPLDHIFHSSHFKYIDMRRLPAIGSDHFPFYAALSLEAVKDSSPEEPAAPSPGEKEEADDIRKKPLE is encoded by the coding sequence ATGGAAAAACTGTTAGGAATAGCATGGTATGCTGCTGTATTGTTCCTGGTCGTATCTACACTGCTGCCAATTATCCGGTCGGATGAATGGTGGATTCGCTGGTTTGATTTCCCTCGACTTCAGCTTTTGACACTAGGTGGAGTCTTAGTTGTTCTGCAGTTGCTGTGGAGGCCGGGGATAAGCGGACTACATGTGGTCATATTTGCTGCCCTGATTGCAGCTATCGGCTACCAGGGATATAGAATATTTCCATACACGCAGTTGGCTGCCAAGCAGGTGAAGCATGCAGGCAAAGAAGGAAATGGCGCCGTTATCCGGATCGTCACGGCCAATGTGCTGATGCATAATCGAATGGCTCAAAAATACCTGACAATATTGAATGACATCAACCCCGATATCATCCTGACCACGGAGGCAGATCAATGGTGGTCGGAGCAACTCCAGGTATTGGACAGTTCCTACCCTTACCATCTTAAATACCCACTAGATAATACCTATGGCATGATTCTTCATTCAAAGTTTCCGCTGCTTAGTCCTGCGGTGGAATTTCTGGTCGAACCCGGGGTTCCTTCTATCCACAGTGATATTCGACTACCCGGTGGTCAGGTATTTCGTTTAATCGGACTGCATCCTCGACCGCCCGGACCGAACAAAGACTCCACCGCCAGAGACGCCGAGCTGATAATTACAGCCGAACGCTCCAAAAAATTAAATCAGCCGGTTCTGGTTCTCGGCGACCTCAACGATGTGGCGTGGTCCCATACAACCAATCTTTTTCAAAAAATCAGCAGCATGCTCGATCCCAGGATCGGGAGAGGTATGTACAACACATTCAATGCCAAATACTTTTTTATTCGCTTCCCCTTAGACCATATCTTTCATTCTTCGCATTTCAAATACATCGATATGCGGAGGCTGCCGGCAATCGGTTCCGATCATTTTCCCTTTTATGCCGCACTGAGTCTGGAAGCAGTAAAAGATTCTTCCCCGGAAGAGCCTGCCGCACCGAGTCCCGGAGAGAAAGAAGAGGCCGACGATATACGCAAAAAGCCGCTTGAGTAA
- a CDS encoding YnfA family protein — MLKTILLFIATALTEIIGCFLPYVWLRKEGSIWLLLPAAASLILFVWLLSLHPAASGRVYAAYGGIYVATALVWLRVVDGVKLSAFDWIGAGIALLGMAIIVVGWRS; from the coding sequence ATGCTGAAGACTATATTATTGTTTATCGCCACAGCCCTAACCGAAATAATAGGCTGCTTCCTGCCCTATGTCTGGTTGCGCAAAGAAGGGTCTATCTGGCTTCTATTGCCGGCCGCAGCCAGTCTTATTCTGTTTGTCTGGCTGCTGAGCCTGCATCCCGCCGCCAGCGGCAGGGTATATGCCGCCTATGGCGGAATATATGTGGCAACAGCTCTTGTCTGGTTGCGGGTGGTGGATGGCGTGAAGTTGTCTGCTTTTGATTGGATCGGAGCAGGTATAGCACTGCTCGGTATGGCAATCATCGTCGTCGGGTGGAGGTCTTAG
- a CDS encoding HD-GYP domain-containing protein encodes MYDNLNNLLILLCRTISTRRLYFTDHPKVKALSNDFIEKLIGFCREARIEKLFIGIIEKNLVFEGKNLVGPSIVGRQLILFAEKLHCGGFSFTDKTTVAEFSALLDLTTDLKQSTDSLKLSRQLLAAKNIHNIEIAGHYTGPSGTLGRDQQAWQGQDNGDFIHSPTLIYQALFDAVAQAHGDVAGGNDIDIDNTRSVSEYMLHFTRAQFSDLMQHVYYPDYDGYTVGHSVRVAALAVFLAHSFKWEEEVLLAIGTAALLHDIGKSRIAEEILYKPGKLSKEEYDAIMHHSQIGAEILLGQKNTTPLDIAAAWGHHIRNDGSGYPEQPEWAVRHPLTSLIQICDAFEALTAVRPYKPILSPHMAYSIMLTDKGGFHPSLLASFINAIGLYPPGNKVRISDGTSGIVISTGQTVERSEVNITHDKNGSVIMAEDQYVLKLSAEKNRHLHVEEILLDQE; translated from the coding sequence ATGTATGATAATCTAAATAATCTGCTGATTCTTCTCTGCAGAACCATTTCCACGAGAAGGCTCTATTTCACAGACCATCCCAAAGTTAAAGCACTCTCAAATGATTTTATCGAAAAGCTGATTGGTTTTTGCCGGGAAGCCCGCATTGAAAAACTGTTTATCGGTATAATTGAAAAAAATCTGGTCTTTGAGGGAAAAAATCTCGTCGGCCCCAGCATCGTAGGCCGGCAGCTGATTCTTTTTGCGGAAAAACTTCATTGTGGAGGCTTTTCCTTTACCGACAAAACTACGGTCGCGGAATTTAGCGCTCTGCTTGATTTAACAACCGATCTAAAACAGTCCACGGATAGCCTTAAGCTATCTCGTCAGCTGCTTGCCGCCAAAAATATCCACAACATTGAGATAGCGGGGCACTACACAGGACCGTCAGGGACTTTGGGCCGCGATCAGCAGGCCTGGCAGGGTCAGGACAACGGTGATTTTATTCACTCTCCCACTCTTATCTACCAGGCGCTCTTCGATGCCGTGGCGCAAGCTCACGGAGATGTTGCCGGCGGCAATGATATCGACATCGACAATACTCGTTCGGTCAGCGAATATATGCTTCATTTCACCCGGGCACAGTTCTCGGATCTAATGCAGCACGTGTATTACCCCGACTATGACGGCTATACCGTCGGCCACTCGGTTCGTGTAGCGGCCCTTGCCGTATTTTTGGCCCACTCTTTTAAATGGGAAGAGGAGGTCTTGCTCGCCATAGGAACTGCGGCACTGCTTCATGACATTGGTAAAAGCCGCATAGCAGAAGAAATACTCTATAAACCGGGTAAGCTCAGTAAGGAAGAGTATGATGCCATAATGCATCATTCGCAAATAGGGGCCGAGATTCTCCTTGGCCAGAAAAACACTACGCCTCTCGATATAGCAGCTGCATGGGGACATCATATCAGAAATGATGGGTCCGGCTATCCGGAACAGCCTGAATGGGCCGTCCGGCACCCGCTCACGTCGTTGATCCAGATATGCGATGCCTTCGAGGCTCTGACGGCAGTGCGGCCTTACAAGCCGATCCTCTCCCCGCATATGGCCTACAGTATTATGTTGACTGACAAGGGTGGGTTCCATCCCTCTCTTCTGGCGTCTTTTATTAATGCAATCGGCCTCTATCCACCGGGCAACAAGGTCCGGATATCGGATGGAACATCTGGTATTGTGATATCGACAGGACAGACGGTGGAAAGATCGGAGGTAAACATCACCCATGATAAGAACGGGAGCGTAATAATGGCGGAAGACCAGTATGTGCTGAAGCTTTCGGCTGAAAAAAACAGGCACCTTCATGTCGAAGAAATCCTTCTTGATCAAGAGTGA
- a CDS encoding FmdE family protein gives MTCQFSKELIEEVIHFHGHNCPGLSIGIRAAEYALQEFEKSNDEDLVCITETDMCAVDGIQYLTQCTFGKGNLVHLDYGKAAFSFFDRNSGKTIRLVLRPDAKEGEGGQAADRSEMIRILMEKPLSALFHLTRLEERPPRRARILTSIPCSSCGEETMESRTRRFDGRTLCIPCFEEVEQKM, from the coding sequence ATGACATGTCAATTTTCAAAAGAATTAATCGAAGAGGTTATTCATTTTCACGGACATAACTGCCCCGGGCTTTCCATAGGCATCCGCGCCGCTGAATATGCTCTGCAGGAGTTTGAGAAATCAAATGACGAAGATCTTGTCTGCATTACCGAAACCGATATGTGCGCTGTCGACGGTATACAATATCTGACCCAATGCACTTTTGGAAAAGGTAATCTCGTCCACCTGGATTATGGAAAAGCGGCATTCTCCTTTTTTGATCGCAACAGCGGCAAAACCATCCGGTTGGTGCTGCGGCCCGACGCCAAGGAAGGAGAGGGGGGACAGGCTGCGGATCGCTCGGAAATGATTCGGATCCTGATGGAAAAGCCGCTTTCTGCCCTGTTTCACCTCACTCGTCTGGAGGAGCGGCCGCCCCGTCGAGCCCGTATTCTAACCTCGATCCCCTGCAGTTCCTGTGGGGAAGAAACCATGGAATCAAGAACACGCCGCTTCGACGGGAGAACGCTCTGTATTCCCTGTTTTGAAGAAGTGGAACAGAAGATGTAA
- the tsoC gene encoding NEPxGxxU motif selenoprotein TsoC, with protein MLKIHFFLNEPNGRPUKHFKQIMPRLGEKYPVEIEVTTKPNSEYETDEYFELDLPVAPAVMVGEEIVVEGTDVSDHELEVCICRQLGLPEPQKKGLLSRILKNS; from the coding sequence ATGCTCAAAATCCATTTTTTCCTGAATGAGCCAAATGGAAGGCCGTGAAAGCATTTCAAACAGATTATGCCCAGGCTGGGCGAAAAATATCCGGTTGAAATTGAAGTAACCACAAAACCAAACTCCGAATATGAAACAGACGAGTACTTCGAACTCGATTTGCCGGTGGCGCCGGCAGTCATGGTCGGCGAAGAGATTGTCGTGGAAGGAACAGATGTGTCGGACCACGAGTTGGAAGTATGTATCTGTCGTCAACTTGGTCTGCCGGAGCCTCAGAAAAAAGGCCTTCTGAGCCGCATTTTAAAAAATTCTTAA